Proteins co-encoded in one Campylobacter ornithocola genomic window:
- the murC gene encoding UDP-N-acetylmuramate--L-alanine ligase, whose product MQKIHFIGIGGIGISALARFLKEQGFKISGSDIKESKITKELEKEGIDIKIPHHKDNVKDVDLVVYSAAIKEDNEELAGAKKQNITTLSRKEALPMILKDKRVFAVAGAHGKSTTSSILASLIEASVIIGAVLKESGTNMLYKESENLVFEADESDSSFLNSNPYLAIVTNVEAEHLDHYENDLARLHKAYADFLHLSKIQVINAEDEFLSSLNLNNAKRLYPSKDITNIYMKVENFKPKTYFTFKDFGEFSVFGMGEHVAMDATLAILAASEFVSMEEIKTKLLKYQGIKKRFDILFANENMALIDDYGHHPTEIKTTLKAASEYARLAGYKKIIAIFEPHRYTRLSANIEYFSEVLASVDELYILPVYAAGEAKIEINMQKYFPKAKFIKEIKREESAIYFDDELIENGLVIGFGAGDISTKLRGKYV is encoded by the coding sequence ATGCAAAAAATTCATTTTATAGGTATAGGTGGTATTGGAATTTCAGCTTTGGCGAGATTTTTAAAAGAGCAAGGCTTTAAGATAAGTGGTTCTGATATCAAAGAAAGTAAAATCACAAAAGAATTAGAAAAAGAAGGTATAGATATAAAAATTCCTCATCATAAAGACAATGTTAAAGATGTTGATTTAGTGGTATATTCAGCTGCTATTAAAGAAGATAATGAAGAGTTAGCTGGCGCAAAAAAGCAAAATATCACAACGCTTTCAAGAAAAGAAGCCTTACCTATGATCTTAAAAGACAAAAGGGTTTTTGCGGTTGCTGGTGCTCATGGTAAAAGCACGACTTCAAGCATTTTAGCAAGCTTGATAGAAGCTTCTGTGATCATTGGTGCAGTGTTAAAAGAAAGTGGCACTAATATGCTTTATAAAGAAAGCGAAAATCTCGTTTTTGAAGCTGATGAAAGTGATAGTTCTTTTTTAAACTCAAACCCATATTTAGCTATAGTGACTAATGTAGAAGCTGAACATTTAGATCATTATGAAAATGATCTTGCAAGATTACACAAGGCCTATGCAGATTTTTTGCATTTGTCTAAAATTCAAGTGATTAATGCTGAAGATGAGTTTTTATCAAGTTTAAATTTAAATAATGCTAAAAGACTTTATCCTAGCAAAGATATCACAAATATTTATATGAAAGTAGAAAATTTTAAACCAAAAACATATTTTACATTTAAAGATTTTGGGGAATTTAGTGTTTTTGGTATGGGCGAACATGTGGCGATGGACGCTACCTTAGCTATTTTGGCTGCGAGTGAATTTGTAAGTATGGAAGAGATAAAAACTAAGCTTTTAAAATATCAAGGTATTAAAAAAAGATTTGATATTTTATTTGCAAATGAAAATATGGCTTTGATTGATGATTATGGACACCATCCAACAGAAATCAAAACCACACTTAAAGCAGCAAGTGAGTATGCAAGATTAGCTGGATATAAAAAAATCATAGCTATTTTTGAGCCTCACCGCTACACGCGTTTAAGTGCAAACATAGAGTATTTTAGTGAGGTTTTAGCAAGTGTTGATGAACTTTACATATTACCTGTGTATGCAGCAGGGGAAGCTAAAATAGAAATTAATATGCAAAAATATTTTCCAAAAGCTAAATTTATAAAAGAAATCAAAAGAGAAGAAAGCGCTATTTATTTTGATGATGAGTTGATTGAAAATGGCTTAGTAATTGGCTTTGGCGCAGGAGATATAAGCACAAAGCTTAGGGGCAAGTATGTTTAA
- a CDS encoding sulfatase-like hydrolase/transferase, with protein sequence MLLAVIFSIFCFYLNIKILSLKLETIKVKLVFFVLLNILLIYAYVVALRGHFTYNALRASSYEFSTIKAFNEISTNPLMAFSWAYKEYKNQQEFKSVDIKQLNQLEEKLFPMFDTTLTHQNHAKNHIYVNIMESFGLNLAEFNTEKINLLGNLKKHFEQDIVFTRFLSSANNTIESFNRLIFLSPNIISNGLYQKEKLDFTPLQIYKNAGYKIVFVYSGNASWYNLGNYFKNQGVDEIIDENTLMQDFPQARKTKHKYGIADEFMYKKIYSIFENAKSPTLVISLSISTHRPYIHKSKKQLIDENALDEKILNQFIISDSIGALNAYAYANDEFGMFLDHIKESKFKDNIIVAATGDHRFRDIKIDTNFQKVFAYSVPFYLYLPKYLKNDIYYDKNRVGSHKDIFPTLYNLTLSNTKYLSLGGRNMLAPIKNEKLEFGFNELIWIDQNGVYSGDNGYYFENNTSIKDTNKAFELDSYHKNFSKIYKELFQKQLNYRLINLKTSNDSE encoded by the coding sequence TTGTTATTAGCTGTAATTTTTAGTATATTTTGTTTTTATCTTAATATTAAAATTCTTAGCTTAAAACTAGAGACTATTAAAGTAAAACTAGTGTTTTTTGTTTTATTAAACATTTTACTAATTTATGCTTATGTTGTAGCGCTAAGAGGACATTTTACTTATAATGCACTAAGAGCTTCAAGTTATGAATTTAGTACCATAAAAGCTTTTAATGAAATTTCTACAAATCCTTTAATGGCTTTTTCATGGGCATATAAAGAGTATAAAAATCAGCAAGAATTTAAAAGTGTAGATATAAAACAGCTTAATCAACTAGAAGAAAAGCTTTTTCCTATGTTTGATACTACTTTAACACATCAAAATCATGCTAAAAATCACATTTATGTTAATATCATGGAAAGTTTTGGTTTAAATTTGGCTGAGTTTAATACTGAAAAAATTAATCTTTTGGGAAATTTAAAAAAGCACTTTGAGCAAGATATTGTTTTTACTAGATTTTTATCTAGTGCAAACAATACCATAGAAAGTTTTAATCGTTTAATTTTTTTAAGCCCAAATATTATTTCAAATGGATTGTACCAAAAAGAAAAGCTAGATTTTACACCTTTGCAAATTTATAAAAATGCAGGGTACAAGATAGTTTTTGTTTATAGTGGTAATGCTTCTTGGTATAATCTTGGAAATTATTTTAAAAATCAAGGTGTAGATGAAATTATAGATGAAAATACGCTTATGCAAGATTTTCCACAAGCTAGAAAAACAAAACATAAATACGGTATAGCTGATGAGTTTATGTATAAAAAAATATATTCTATCTTTGAAAATGCCAAAAGTCCTACACTTGTTATCTCTCTTAGTATTTCCACTCATAGACCTTATATACATAAAAGTAAAAAACAACTTATTGATGAGAATGCTTTAGATGAAAAGATATTAAATCAATTTATTATCAGTGATTCCATAGGTGCTTTAAATGCTTATGCATATGCAAATGATGAATTCGGAATGTTTTTAGATCATATAAAAGAAAGCAAATTTAAGGATAATATTATAGTTGCTGCTACAGGAGATCATAGATTTAGAGATATTAAGATAGATACAAATTTTCAAAAAGTTTTTGCTTATAGCGTGCCTTTTTATTTATATCTTCCAAAGTATTTAAAAAATGATATTTATTATGATAAAAACCGCGTGGGTTCACATAAAGATATTTTTCCAACACTTTATAATCTTACTCTTAGTAATACAAAATATTTAAGTTTAGGAGGAAGAAATATGTTAGCACCTATAAAAAATGAAAAGTTAGAATTTGGTTTTAATGAGCTTATTTGGATTGATCAAAATGGAGTGTATAGTGGAGATAATGGTTATTATTTTGAAAATAATACTAGTATAAAAGATACAAATAAGGCTTTTGAATTAGATTCATATCATAAGAATTTCTCAAAAATTTATAAGGAGTTGTTTCAAAAACAATTAAATTATAGATTAATTAATCTCAAAACATCAAATGATAGTGAGTAG
- a CDS encoding carbon-nitrogen hydrolase family protein: protein MSSVVALQFPTLALSESRLDYYLKAAKESGANLVVLGEYVLNSFFSELKTMPKSMIKEQSQSKKASLIKLAKKYDLNIIAPFISVENDGLKKLCLKVSPQNVKVYEQQILMPYVHWNEEKFFNNKKTDKLKLFTFTHEGLKCALLFGFEAHFDIFWQMIMKKKIDLVIIPTASTFESNQRWLELLKTRAFLNSTSILRVNRIGNLKQENEWKFYGDSFFVNAFGEVQEQLGDQEEMLVVEVSKANEARNLWGFDKLIKNYEE, encoded by the coding sequence ATGAGTAGTGTTGTAGCTTTGCAGTTTCCAACTTTGGCTTTGAGTGAATCAAGGCTTGATTATTATCTAAAAGCTGCTAAGGAAAGTGGCGCGAATTTGGTGGTTTTAGGCGAATATGTTTTAAATAGTTTTTTTAGTGAGCTAAAAACTATGCCAAAAAGTATGATTAAAGAACAAAGTCAAAGCAAAAAAGCAAGCTTGATAAAACTTGCTAAAAAATATGATTTAAACATTATTGCACCTTTTATAAGTGTTGAAAATGATGGCTTAAAAAAACTATGCTTAAAAGTAAGCCCGCAAAATGTAAAAGTGTATGAGCAACAAATTTTAATGCCTTATGTGCATTGGAATGAAGAAAAATTTTTTAACAATAAAAAAACTGATAAGCTTAAACTTTTTACTTTCACACATGAGGGTTTAAAATGTGCTTTACTTTTTGGCTTTGAAGCACATTTTGATATCTTTTGGCAAATGATTATGAAAAAAAAGATAGACTTAGTCATCATTCCCACAGCTAGTACTTTTGAAAGCAATCAAAGATGGCTAGAACTTTTAAAAACAAGAGCTTTTTTAAACTCAACAAGCATTTTAAGGGTTAATCGCATAGGTAATTTAAAGCAAGAAAATGAGTGGAAATTTTATGGAGATAGTTTTTTTGTTAATGCTTTTGGAGAAGTGCAAGAGCAACTTGGCGATCAAGAAGAAATGCTTGTGGTAGAAGTTAGCAAAGCAAATGAAGCTAGAAATTTATGGGGCTTTGATAAGCTTATAAAAAATTACGAAGAATAA
- the xseB gene encoding exodeoxyribonuclease VII small subunit, which produces MEFEDHIKQAELSLEKLNDKDLDLKTCVEIYKEGLKSIKQARTMLENAKLEIEQVDE; this is translated from the coding sequence ATGGAATTTGAAGATCACATTAAACAAGCTGAGCTTTCTTTGGAAAAACTTAACGATAAAGATTTAGACCTTAAAACTTGTGTAGAAATTTACAAAGAAGGCTTAAAAAGTATCAAGCAAGCAAGAACTATGCTTGAAAATGCTAAATTAGAAATTGAGCAAGTAGATGAGTAG
- the guaB gene encoding IMP dehydrogenase — MKIIKRALTFEDVLLVPQYSEVLPKEVDIKTRLTKNITLNMPLISAAMDTVTEHRAAIMMARLGGIGVIHKNMDIASQVREIKRVKKSESGVIMDPIYIGPKASVKEALELMAEYRISGVPVVDENKILIGILTNRDLRFETNFDNLVENVMTKMPLITAKKGSTLDDAERIFSTNKVEKLPIVDENNHLEGLITIKDLKKRKEYPNSNKDTYGRLRVAAAVGVGQLDRVKALVEAEVDVIVMDSAHGHSKGIIDTLKAIKAEFNVDVIVGNVASAKAVKDLCEAGADAIKIGIGPGSICTTRIVSGVGVPQISAIDECAIEASKYGVPVIADGGIKYSGDIAKAIAAGASSVMIGSLLAGTDESPGELFTYQGRQYKSYRGMGSLGAMQKGSSDRYFQEGTAQDKLVPEGIEGRVPYVGSIKSVVHQLLGGLRSSMGYVGAVDIKAFQERAEFVEITAAGLKESHVHDVTITAEAPNYKVSN; from the coding sequence ATGAAAATCATCAAACGCGCTTTAACTTTTGAAGATGTTTTGTTAGTTCCTCAATACTCTGAGGTTTTACCTAAAGAAGTAGATATTAAAACAAGGCTTACAAAAAATATCACTTTAAATATGCCTTTAATTTCAGCTGCTATGGATACGGTTACTGAGCATAGGGCAGCTATCATGATGGCAAGACTTGGTGGTATAGGGGTGATCCATAAAAATATGGATATAGCTTCGCAAGTTAGAGAAATAAAAAGAGTTAAAAAAAGTGAAAGCGGCGTGATTATGGATCCTATTTATATAGGACCTAAAGCAAGTGTTAAAGAAGCACTAGAATTAATGGCTGAATATAGAATTTCAGGTGTTCCTGTGGTAGATGAGAATAAAATTTTAATAGGAATTTTAACTAATCGCGATTTGAGATTTGAAACAAATTTTGATAATTTGGTAGAAAATGTAATGACAAAAATGCCTTTAATCACTGCTAAAAAAGGATCTACTTTAGATGATGCAGAAAGAATTTTTTCTACTAATAAAGTAGAAAAACTTCCAATTGTAGATGAAAATAACCACTTAGAGGGCTTAATCACTATAAAAGACTTAAAAAAACGCAAAGAATATCCAAATTCAAATAAAGATACCTATGGAAGATTAAGAGTAGCTGCGGCTGTTGGTGTGGGTCAGCTTGATCGCGTGAAAGCTTTAGTGGAGGCTGAAGTTGATGTTATCGTAATGGATAGTGCACATGGGCATTCTAAAGGGATTATTGATACATTAAAAGCAATTAAGGCTGAGTTTAATGTAGATGTGATAGTAGGAAATGTTGCAAGTGCCAAAGCGGTTAAAGATCTTTGCGAGGCAGGTGCTGATGCGATTAAGATAGGTATAGGACCTGGTAGTATTTGTACAACGCGTATTGTTTCAGGCGTAGGTGTGCCTCAAATTTCAGCTATAGATGAATGTGCGATAGAAGCAAGTAAATACGGCGTGCCAGTAATTGCTGATGGGGGTATAAAATACTCAGGCGATATTGCAAAAGCTATTGCAGCAGGAGCAAGTAGTGTTATGATAGGCTCACTTTTAGCAGGAACTGATGAGAGCCCAGGCGAGTTATTTACTTATCAAGGAAGGCAATATAAGAGTTATCGTGGTATGGGAAGTTTAGGAGCTATGCAAAAAGGTAGCTCGGATAGATATTTTCAAGAAGGTACTGCTCAAGATAAGCTTGTGCCCGAAGGTATTGAAGGTAGGGTGCCTTATGTAGGGAGTATAAAAAGTGTAGTACATCAGCTTTTAGGCGGACTTAGATCCTCTATGGGTTATGTAGGTGCAGTAGATATTAAAGCTTTCCAAGAAAGAGCTGAATTTGTAGAAATTACCGCAGCAGGATTAAAAGAAAGCCATGTGCATGATGTAACTATCACTGCTGAAGCACCAAATTATAAGGTAAGTAATTAA
- the gatA gene encoding Asp-tRNA(Asn)/Glu-tRNA(Gln) amidotransferase subunit GatA, which yields MVTLKEALKFSNEELESLKKELNEKAHQQKYLGAYVEQFLNKDLSVSGAGVPVAIKDNISVKDWELTCGSKILQGYVAPYDASVIVNLRKNNFAPFGRCNMDEFAMGSTSATSFYGKTLNPLDNTKVPGGSSGGSATAVAAGIALASLGSDTGGSVRQPAAFCGCVGFKPSYGRVSRYGLAAYSSSLDQIGVLTQNVEDAAILYDAIAGYDEKDSTSANIALEPTAPKLNANKKLKIAVIKNYVEQTNDDVKQALLKTIDMLKASGHEIVYKDLMDSTFDVAAYYIIAAAEASANLSRYDGVRYGRRSEKCDNLSQMYINSRSEGFGEEVKRRILLGTFVLSSGYYDAYYIKAQKARRFIKQKYEEILNDCDLIFMPVAPSVAFGFNDIKTPVQMYLEDVFTISVNLAGLGGISVPVAKNENGLNISAQLICKAYDEQTLLDGALSLEEIIKNK from the coding sequence ATGGTAACTTTAAAAGAAGCTTTGAAATTTTCAAATGAAGAATTAGAAAGTCTAAAAAAAGAATTAAATGAAAAAGCACACCAACAAAAGTATTTAGGTGCTTATGTCGAGCAGTTTTTAAATAAAGACTTAAGTGTTTCAGGTGCTGGCGTACCAGTAGCTATAAAAGATAATATTAGCGTTAAAGATTGGGAGTTAACTTGTGGTTCTAAAATTTTACAAGGCTATGTGGCACCTTATGATGCAAGTGTTATTGTAAATTTACGCAAAAATAATTTTGCTCCATTTGGAAGATGTAATATGGATGAATTTGCTATGGGAAGCACAAGTGCGACTTCTTTTTATGGTAAGACATTAAATCCACTTGATAATACTAAAGTTCCAGGTGGAAGTAGTGGCGGAAGCGCTACTGCGGTCGCTGCTGGGATAGCTTTGGCAAGTTTAGGTTCAGATACTGGTGGTTCGGTAAGACAACCTGCTGCTTTTTGTGGTTGTGTTGGGTTTAAACCAAGCTATGGAAGAGTTAGTAGATATGGATTAGCAGCGTATTCTTCGAGTCTTGATCAAATTGGAGTTTTAACACAAAATGTTGAAGATGCTGCGATTTTATATGATGCTATTGCAGGTTATGATGAAAAAGATAGTACAAGCGCAAACATAGCTCTTGAGCCAACCGCACCAAAACTAAATGCAAATAAAAAGCTAAAAATAGCTGTGATTAAAAACTATGTAGAACAAACTAATGATGATGTAAAACAAGCCTTATTGAAAACCATAGATATGTTAAAAGCAAGTGGCCATGAAATTGTTTATAAAGACTTAATGGATTCTACATTTGATGTTGCAGCTTATTATATCATAGCAGCAGCTGAAGCAAGTGCAAATTTGAGTCGTTATGATGGCGTAAGATATGGTAGAAGAAGCGAAAAATGTGATAATCTTAGCCAAATGTATATAAATAGTAGAAGTGAAGGTTTTGGCGAGGAAGTAAAAAGAAGAATTTTACTAGGAACCTTTGTCTTAAGTAGTGGGTATTATGATGCATATTATATCAAAGCACAAAAGGCTAGAAGATTTATCAAACAAAAATATGAAGAAATTTTAAATGATTGTGATTTGATTTTTATGCCTGTTGCTCCAAGTGTTGCTTTTGGTTTTAATGATATTAAAACTCCGGTACAAATGTATTTAGAAGATGTATTTACTATTTCAGTTAATTTGGCAGGGCTTGGTGGTATTAGTGTGCCAGTAGCAAAAAATGAAAACGGACTTAATATTTCTGCTCAACTTATCTGTAAAGCTTATGATGAGCAAACTTTATTAGATGGTGCTTTAAGCTTGGAAGAAATTATCAAAAACAAATAA
- the ileS gene encoding isoleucine--tRNA ligase has protein sequence MDYKDTLLLPNTTFAMRANLAELEPKRFNKWFENNYAYEKMKQKRQGVNESFTLHDGPPYANGHLHIGHALNKILKDIIIKMHYFQGKKVRFTPGWDCHGLPIEQQVEVKLKDKKQSLSKKEIREFCREHAREFVNIQRDEFKSLGVIADWDEPYLTMKNAFEADIYKALCKIAKKGLLLERSKPVFWSWAAKSALAEAEVEYEDKEDYSIFVAFELDKTSLEKLGVEKAKAVIWTTTPWTLPANQAISLNPNEKYVITEEGYIFAKALLENMINKNFTQGKIKKELLGAEFENLSAINPLNQRKSTLILGDHVLMEGGTGLVHTAPGHGEDDYYVCLKYGIEVIMPVDDGGCYDETLRAKGLLPDHLLNEFIGLHIFKANERILELLGEALLESSKFTHSYPFCWRTHKPVIYRATKQWFILMDEKKLDGKSLRELALEQLKNVKFYPESGIKRLSSMIENRPDWCISRQRDWGVPIAFFRDKTTKEVIFDDNVLDYLVGIFETNGADAWWDLEIKDLLPPNSKYDPNNLEKVYDILDVWFDSGSTWEAVLNSARYDAGEYQASMYLEGSDQHRGWFQSSLLISTAINHKTPYKNILTHGFTVDEKGQKMSKSKGNVILPQNVAKNYGVEILRLWIMLSDYSTDLKISDNILKQVSEQYRKIRNTMRFLLANTNDIEFLETKNFTLLDKWILMRAKMAFETCEAAFEKYEFAKGFSVLLNFLSADLSGIYLDVCKDRLYCNAKDDAKRVSAQSAMVLIARKLFTLLAPSLTYTIDEALEHANVAIKENAKDVFDLVLKNGFEYDFKIEDELFIKSREKFFELVDVLKKDKIIKSTLELSLQTSANELLSEDIEEVADWFMVSSVESLDDKEALNEFKIDNHSFKIVRSLLHKCPRCWKFLAKEEECLCPRCNSVEKAKNV, from the coding sequence ATGGATTATAAAGATACGCTATTGCTTCCAAATACGACTTTTGCAATGCGTGCAAATTTAGCAGAGCTTGAACCTAAGCGTTTTAACAAGTGGTTTGAAAACAACTATGCTTATGAAAAAATGAAGCAAAAAAGACAAGGTGTAAATGAAAGTTTTACTTTGCATGATGGCCCTCCTTATGCTAATGGACATTTGCATATTGGTCATGCTTTAAATAAAATTTTAAAAGATATCATCATAAAAATGCATTATTTTCAAGGTAAAAAAGTGCGTTTTACTCCAGGTTGGGATTGTCATGGCTTACCTATAGAGCAGCAAGTTGAAGTTAAACTTAAAGATAAAAAACAAAGTTTAAGCAAAAAAGAAATTCGTGAGTTTTGTAGAGAGCATGCGAGAGAATTTGTAAATATCCAAAGAGATGAATTTAAGTCTTTGGGTGTGATTGCTGATTGGGATGAGCCATACTTGACTATGAAAAATGCTTTTGAAGCAGATATTTACAAGGCTTTATGTAAAATCGCTAAAAAAGGACTTTTACTAGAAAGAAGCAAGCCTGTTTTTTGGAGTTGGGCTGCTAAGAGTGCGTTAGCAGAAGCTGAAGTAGAATATGAAGATAAAGAAGATTATTCTATTTTTGTAGCATTTGAGCTTGATAAAACTTCCCTTGAAAAACTAGGCGTTGAAAAAGCTAAAGCAGTTATTTGGACTACCACGCCTTGGACTTTACCGGCAAATCAAGCTATATCTTTAAATCCAAATGAAAAATATGTTATTACTGAAGAAGGTTATATTTTTGCTAAAGCCTTGCTTGAAAATATGATCAATAAAAACTTCACTCAAGGAAAAATTAAAAAAGAACTTTTAGGTGCCGAATTTGAAAATCTAAGTGCTATCAATCCACTCAATCAAAGAAAATCTACTCTTATTTTAGGTGATCATGTTTTAATGGAAGGTGGAACAGGACTTGTACACACTGCACCAGGGCATGGCGAGGATGATTATTATGTGTGCTTAAAATATGGCATTGAAGTGATTATGCCAGTAGATGATGGCGGGTGTTACGATGAAACACTAAGAGCTAAAGGGCTTTTACCGGATCATTTGCTAAATGAGTTTATAGGGCTTCATATTTTTAAGGCAAATGAGCGCATATTGGAACTACTTGGTGAAGCTTTGCTTGAAAGTTCTAAATTTACACATTCTTACCCATTTTGTTGGAGAACACATAAACCTGTTATTTATAGAGCTACAAAACAATGGTTTATTTTAATGGATGAGAAAAAATTAGATGGAAAATCTTTAAGAGAATTGGCGTTAGAGCAGTTAAAAAATGTGAAATTTTATCCAGAAAGTGGAATAAAAAGACTTAGTTCTATGATAGAAAATCGCCCTGATTGGTGTATATCAAGACAAAGAGATTGGGGTGTGCCTATAGCATTTTTTAGAGATAAAACCACCAAAGAAGTAATTTTTGATGATAATGTTTTAGACTATCTAGTAGGAATTTTTGAAACAAATGGAGCTGATGCGTGGTGGGATTTGGAAATAAAAGATTTATTACCACCAAATAGCAAGTATGATCCAAATAACTTAGAGAAAGTTTATGATATTTTAGATGTGTGGTTTGATAGTGGTAGTACTTGGGAAGCGGTGTTAAACTCAGCTAGATATGATGCAGGAGAATATCAAGCTTCGATGTATCTTGAAGGAAGTGATCAACACCGCGGTTGGTTTCAAAGCTCACTTTTAATTTCTACTGCGATTAATCATAAAACCCCATATAAAAACATACTTACTCATGGCTTTACCGTTGATGAGAAGGGTCAAAAAATGAGCAAGTCAAAAGGCAATGTGATATTACCTCAAAATGTAGCTAAAAATTATGGAGTAGAAATTTTAAGACTTTGGATAATGCTTAGTGATTATTCAACGGACTTAAAAATTTCAGATAATATTTTAAAACAAGTAAGCGAACAATATAGAAAGATAAGAAATACTATGAGATTTTTGCTTGCAAATACCAATGATATAGAATTTTTAGAAACAAAAAATTTCACACTTTTAGATAAGTGGATCTTAATGCGTGCTAAAATGGCTTTTGAAACATGTGAAGCCGCTTTTGAAAAATATGAATTTGCAAAAGGTTTTAGTGTACTTTTAAATTTCTTAAGTGCAGATTTAAGTGGAATTTATTTAGATGTGTGTAAAGATAGATTGTATTGTAATGCAAAAGATGACGCAAAAAGAGTAAGCGCGCAAAGTGCTATGGTGTTAATAGCTAGAAAACTTTTTACACTTTTAGCTCCAAGTCTTACTTATACCATAGATGAAGCATTAGAGCATGCAAATGTGGCTATTAAAGAAAATGCTAAAGATGTGTTTGATTTGGTGTTAAAGAATGGCTTTGAATATGATTTTAAAATAGAAGATGAATTATTTATTAAATCAAGAGAAAAATTCTTTGAACTTGTTGATGTATTAAAAAAAGATAAAATCATCAAATCAACCCTAGAGTTAAGCTTACAAACAAGTGCAAATGAGCTTTTGAGTGAAGATATTGAAGAAGTGGCAGATTGGTTTATGGTAAGCTCGGTAGAAAGCTTAGATGATAAAGAAGCTTTGAATGAATTTAAGATAGATAATCATAGCTTTAAAATTGTGCGTTCTTTATTGCACAAGTGTCCAAGATGTTGGAAGTTTTTAGCAAAAGAAGAAGAATGTTTATGTCCAAGATGTAATAGTGTGGAAAAAGCAAAAAATGTTTGA
- a CDS encoding CinA family protein, with translation MKHLIIIIGSEIIINENYMRYIQEEYKKQFLELHELKFINKPDKDLPFLLEKLSKEYNHITIFSISEYYTTIAKIIATLNDDVLILENDTLVPSKASREKNSFLSSFGQCHINLLNINIEQKLPLILQNPELDYAYFCLLDIDEMSANILLNTLTTSFEIQTNSSALLDNLICIRASASQYGKLEGFLKGVFKLFAGKVFLGNDPIKFIAKKLLEKNLKISFAESCTAGLCASKLAENSGISNVFEGSLITYSNRLKNSWLGVSNDTLESVGEYSDRCIYFMLKGTFKTTNCDFALALSGVAGEADDKNTKAGTIYIGAMYKDGTFLQECIHIQGAKNYTREQTCLAAYCLMLKLKPEIFFGV, from the coding sequence ATGAAACATTTAATTATCATTATAGGCAGTGAAATTATCATTAATGAAAACTACATGCGTTATATTCAAGAGGAGTATAAAAAGCAATTTTTAGAACTCCACGAGTTAAAATTTATAAACAAGCCTGATAAAGATCTTCCTTTTTTACTTGAAAAACTTTCTAAAGAATATAACCATATAACCATTTTTAGTATTAGCGAATACTACACAACCATAGCTAAAATCATAGCAACTTTAAACGATGATGTTTTAATTTTAGAAAATGATACCTTAGTGCCTTCAAAAGCTTCGCGTGAAAAAAATTCCTTTTTAAGTTCTTTTGGGCAATGCCATATTAATTTATTAAATATAAATATAGAGCAAAAACTACCTTTGATCTTGCAAAATCCTGAACTTGATTATGCGTATTTTTGCCTTTTAGATATAGATGAGATGAGTGCGAACATCTTACTTAACACACTTACTACTTCTTTCGAAATTCAAACTAACTCAAGTGCATTATTAGATAATCTCATTTGCATTAGAGCAAGCGCCAGTCAGTATGGAAAACTAGAAGGATTTTTAAAAGGTGTTTTTAAACTTTTTGCTGGAAAAGTGTTTTTAGGGAACGATCCTATTAAATTTATAGCTAAAAAACTTTTGGAAAAAAACTTAAAAATTTCTTTTGCAGAAAGTTGCACCGCAGGACTTTGCGCCTCTAAACTAGCTGAAAATTCAGGAATTTCCAATGTGTTTGAAGGCTCTTTGATAACCTATTCTAATCGCTTAAAAAACTCCTGGCTTGGTGTGAGCAACGACACCTTAGAAAGTGTTGGAGAATACTCTGATCGCTGTATTTACTTTATGCTAAAAGGAACTTTTAAAACCACAAATTGTGATTTTGCTTTAGCACTTAGTGGGGTAGCTGGAGAGGCAGATGATAAAAACACCAAAGCAGGTACCATCTACATAGGAGCTATGTATAAAGATGGAACCTTTTTGCAAGAATGTATTCATATACAAGGAGCAAAAAACTATACAAGAGAACAAACATGCTTAGCTGCATATTGTTTAATGCTTAAATTAAAACCTGAAATTTTCTTTGGTGTTTAA